A stretch of Neisseria subflava DNA encodes these proteins:
- a CDS encoding glycosyltransferase, translated as MHIVVIPSWYPSSETDVDGIFFRLQAQALQREGMKIGMVVPMFRYLRSQPKTIFSRFYGLRRHQQGGLNTYAYDSMYFFPRCPVVDIDRIRWVNAGMKAFEAYIADNGKPDVIHAHCVNYAAILACAIFKKYGIPYVITEHSSAISRGLVRKNQWPSMHEAVRHSAARFAVSRDFCRILEKTYAGTDWQYLPNMLGGNFEQDFELPEKNNQDFTFCSVSHLRHLKGHDLLLPAFAEALKTYPQLKLKIGGGGAEEGRLKQLASDLGINHAVTFTGALTTDQTLDLMRHSNAFVLASRTETFGVVYIEALSQGLPVIATRCGGPESIVTSDNGLLVPIENIPELTKALLTLYENHAQYDSVRLRQDCLQQFGSRAIAQHLIDTFQKVLNK; from the coding sequence ATGCATATTGTCGTTATCCCCTCTTGGTATCCTTCTTCCGAAACCGACGTGGACGGAATCTTTTTCCGCCTCCAAGCCCAAGCCCTGCAACGCGAAGGCATGAAAATCGGCATGGTCGTGCCCATGTTCCGCTACTTAAGAAGCCAGCCGAAAACCATCTTCTCGCGCTTCTACGGCCTGCGCCGCCATCAGCAAGGCGGACTCAACACTTACGCCTATGACAGCATGTATTTCTTCCCGCGCTGCCCGGTTGTCGATATCGACCGCATCCGCTGGGTCAACGCAGGCATGAAAGCTTTTGAAGCCTATATCGCCGACAACGGCAAACCCGACGTAATTCATGCCCATTGCGTCAACTACGCCGCCATTTTGGCCTGCGCCATCTTCAAAAAATACGGCATTCCCTATGTGATTACCGAACACAGCAGCGCCATTTCACGCGGCCTTGTCCGCAAAAACCAATGGCCGTCCATGCACGAAGCCGTGCGCCACAGCGCGGCCCGGTTCGCCGTCAGCCGTGATTTCTGCCGCATTCTCGAAAAAACCTACGCCGGTACAGACTGGCAATACCTGCCCAATATGCTGGGTGGCAATTTTGAACAGGATTTCGAGCTCCCCGAAAAAAACAATCAAGACTTTACCTTCTGCAGCGTCTCCCACCTGCGCCACCTCAAAGGCCACGACCTGCTCCTGCCTGCTTTTGCAGAAGCACTCAAAACCTATCCGCAGCTCAAACTCAAAATCGGCGGCGGCGGCGCAGAAGAAGGCCGTCTGAAACAACTGGCAAGCGACTTGGGCATCAATCACGCCGTTACCTTTACCGGCGCATTAACCACCGACCAAACCTTAGATCTCATGCGCCACAGCAACGCATTCGTCCTCGCCAGCCGTACCGAGACCTTCGGCGTCGTCTATATCGAAGCACTGTCACAAGGTTTGCCCGTTATCGCCACACGTTGCGGCGGCCCCGAATCCATCGTCACATCCGACAACGGCCTGCTGGTGCCAATCGAAAACATACCGGAACTGACCAAAGCATTGCTCACCCTCTACGAAAACCATGCACAATACGATTCCGTCCGTTTGCGCCAAGATTGCCTGCAACAATTTGGCAGCCGTGCCATTGCGCAACACCTGATCGACACCTTCCAAAAAGTGCTTAATAAGTAG